Proteins encoded in a region of the Athene noctua chromosome 4, bAthNoc1.hap1.1, whole genome shotgun sequence genome:
- the LOC141959813 gene encoding coagulation factor XI-like encodes MIWIYHTFYFIFLLASVCSECVTQIYENTYFQGGDLATVFTPSANYCQVVCTYHPTCLLFTYLPAAWTKDPAKRFSCYLKDSDTEMLPKVDMEGAISGHSLKQCNVQISACSPDIHTGLDMEGKIYDVAMADSYQQCQKRCTNDNHCHFFTYASETFLNASFRKKCFLKHTSVGTPTSIKVLDEVVSGFSLKPCQLSEIDCQMDIFEDQEFSGMNITSFFTPDISVCQTICTYFPKCLFFTFFTREWQIESQRNLCLLKTSTSGIPEALTSRENAVSGFGLLNCRRSFPACNSRTYMHMNFLGDELNITYTKGHRACQQVCTDVIRCQFFTYFPLQDSCNKEGKCECHLRMSSNGSPVEIVHGPGRISGYSLRLCKKKAICMQHSARNIRIVGGTDSSPGEWPWQVSLHVKLSRQRHLCGGSIISNRWILTAAHCVMSLENPNIWRVYAGILKQSEINEDTPFFRVEEIIVHPQYKYAQTGYDIALLKLDKPMNFTDLQLPICLPSKEDANILYTDCWVIGWGYRKEKGRVEDILQKATVPLMSKEECQARYRKRRIGDKVICAGYDQGGRDACKGDSGGPLSCKHEEVWYLVGITSWGEGCARPRQPGVYTKVAEYSDWILEKTT; translated from the exons AATGTGTGACTCAGATCTATGAAAATACATACTTCCAAGGAGGAGACCTTGCTACGGTTTTTACACCAAGTGCCAATTACTGCCAAGTAGTGTGTACTTACCATCCTACCTGTCTGCTCTTCACCTATTTGCCAGCTGCATGGACTAAAGATCCTGCAAAAAG gtTTTCCTGCTACTTAAAAGACAGTGATACAGAAATGCTGCCAAAAGTGGACATGGAAGGAGCTATCTCTGGACATTCTTTAAAACAGTGTAACGTCCAAATTAGTG CTTGCAGCCCAGACATCCACACAGGACTGGATATGGAAGGGAAAATTTATGATGTCGCTATGGCCGATAGCTATCAACAGTGTCAGAAAAGATGTACCAATGACAACCATTGCCATTTTTTTACATATGCCTCAGAAACATTTCTCAATGCAAGCTTTCG TAAAAAATGCTTCTTGAAACATACCAGTGTAGGAACTCCAACCAGCATAAAGGTGCTTGATGAGGTTGTGTCTGGATTCTCTTTAAAGCCATGCCAGCTTTCTGAAATAG ATTGTCAAATGGACATTTTTGAAGATCAGGAATTTTCAGGAATGAATATTACAAGTTTTTTCACTCCCGATATCTCTGTCTGCCAAACTATTTGTACATATTTTCCAAAGTGTTTGTTCTTCACGTTCTTTACCAGGGAATGGCAAATAGAATCCCAAAG aaatctTTGCCTTCTGAAGACATCAACAAGTGGGATACCAGAGGCACTTACATCACGAGAAAATGCTGTATCAGGCTTTGGTCTCCTAAATTGCAGAAGATCCTTTCCTG CCTGCAATTCTCGTACTTACATGCATATGAATTTTTTGGGAGATGAACTCAATATCACTTATACTAAAGGACACAGAGCCTGCCAGCAGGTTTGCACAGATGTGATCCGCTGCCAATTTTTTACCTACTTTCCCCTCCAAGATTCATGCAATAAGGAAGG AAAATGTGAGTGTCACCTGAGAATGTCCTCAAATGGATCTCCAGTGGAAATAGTACATGGGCCAGGAAGGATCTCTGGATACTCATTAAGATTGTGTAAAAAAAAAGCCA tTTGTATGCAGCATTCTGCAAGAAATATTAGGATCGTTGGAGGGACGGACTCTTCCCCTGGTGAATGGCCGTGGCAAGTGAGCTTGCATGTGAAGTTGTCTCGTCAGAGACACCTCTGTGGGGGCTCTATCATCAGCAACAGGTGGATTCTTACAGCTGCTCACTGTGTTATGAG TCTTGAGAATCCCAACATTTGGCGTGTTTATGCTGGTATTTTAAAACAATCAGAAATAAATGAGGATACGCCCTTCTTCAGAGTGGAAGAGATTATTGTTCACCCTCAGTATAAATACGCACAGACTGGATATGACATTGCTTTATTGAAACTTGATAAACCTATGAATTTTACTG aTCTTCAACTACCTATTTGCCTGCCATCAAAAGAAGATGCTAACATACTTTATACTGACTGTTGGGTAATTGGATGGggttacagaaaagaaaaag GTCGTGTAGAAGATATTCTTCAGAAGGCTACTGTTCCCCTCATGTCGAAAGAGGAATGCCAGGCAAGGTACCGGAAGCGCAGAATAGGTGACAAAGTGATCTGTGCTGGCTATGATCAAGGTGGAAGGGACGCTTGTAAG GGAGATTCAGGAGGGCCGTTGTCATGCAAGCACGAGGAGGTGTGGTATCTGGTGGGCATCACCAGCTGGGGTGAAGGCTGCGCTCGTCCCAGACAGCCGGGTGTCTACACAAAAGTTGCTGAGTATTCAGACTGGATCCTAGAGAAAACTACGTAG